TTCGATGCCGTCTATTTCAAATTCGTTCAGGGCGTTCTTAGCTTTATTTATTGCTCCAAGTCTGTTAGAATCGTGGACTATAAGCTTGGCTATTAACGAATCGTAATAAGGCTGTACGCTATATCCGCAATATCCCAAATCGTCCACCCTGACGTTGAATCCGCCGGGCTTGATATAATTAGTTATTAAACCCGGCGACGGTTTAAAATTTATCGGATCTTCGGCGTTAATCCTGAGTTCTATGCTGTGGCCTTTAATTTTAACGTCTTCCTGTTTTATTTTAAGCCTGTCGCCGTTTGCTATTCTTATCTGTTCCTTAATGATATCGATACCGGTAACAAGCTCGGTAACGGGATGTTCGACCTGAACGCGGGTATTTACTTCCATAAAATAAAAATCATCGTTTTTATCCAATAAAAATTCAAAAGTTGCCGCATTTACGTAATTTATTTCCTTTACGACTTTTAATATTAATGCGCCCATCTTTTTTCTTGCAGCGGATTTTACGGCGAGAGACGGCGCCTCTTCTATAATTTTTTGATGTCTTCTCTGAATAGAGCAATCCCTTTCACCAAGATAAACCGCATTTCCGTACTTGTCTGCAAGCACCTGGAATTCTACATGCCTTGGATTTTCGCAAAATTTTTCCAAATAAACGTCCTGATCGCCGAAAAAAGACTGCGCTTCCTGTCTTGCCTGATGATAAGCCTGAGATAAATGAGCCGGCGTCAAAACCATTTTAATGCCTCTTCCGCCGCCGCCCATAGAAGCCTTAAGGATTAACGGATATCCTATTTTTTCGGCCGCTTTTTTAATCTCCTCTTCATTATCGTCTATATCATCGCTGCCGGGTAAGACCGGAATGCCGAGGCTCTTGACTAATTTTCTGGCATTTCGCTTATTTCCAAGCATATTCATATTTGAAGAAGTAGGTCCGATAAATTTGATGCCGCAATTCTCGCAAATTTCGGCAAAATTTGCATTTTCCGATAAAAAACCGTATCCGGGATGTATGGCTTCGCTGTCGGTTATTTCCGCCGCAGATATAATCGAAGATATATTAAGGTAACTTTTAGAAGAAGGCGGAGGCCCTATGCATATACTCTGGTCGGCATATTTTACGTGAAGACTGTCCCTGTCGGCAGTTGAATATACGGCAACAGTTTTTATGCCGATTTCTTTGCAAGCCCTTATGATTCTGACCGCAATTTCTCCTCTGTTGGCAATTAAAATTTTTCTAAACATATTTTATTTTTTTATTTTCTGTTTTTAAGCTTATTTTTTAAGCTTATTTTATATAACTTATATAAAGTTTTATATTCCCCGAATTTTATTAAAGAGGCTCTACCAAAAACAAAGGCTGTCCAAATTCGACCAATTGTCCGTTTTCAGCAAGAATAGATACTATCCTGCATTTCATATCGACCTCTATTTCGTTCATAATTTTCATAGCCTCGACTATACAAACAGGACTTCCTTTTTCGACTATAGAATCTACCTCGACGAAAGACGGTTTATCCGGAGAAGGCGACCTATAAAACGAGCCTACAAAAGGAGAAACTATCTCTTTAAGACGTTCATTTTTAACTTTAGCCGATACTGCATCGGTTTCCGCCGCTATATTAGCCCTGCTTATAGCAAAGTTAGCAAGCTCCTCTTGTTCGTAATCGGAAATTTGAGCGCCGCGCTCTTCTTTTTTTCCAATTAATGCATTTCTGCGTCCGCCTTTATAAAATTCATCGGAATCAAGGGTAACTTTAAACTCTTCGTCGCCTTTTTTATAGTAAAATTCTTTAATTTTATTAGATTTAATGAATTTAACCAAATCTTTAATGTCTTTTATATTCATATTTTCTCCTTTAACCCGGCAAGACGATATATTTTCATAGAATTACAATCGGGTAACCGATATTTTACTGTTTGGCACTTATTCTTTCTATATAAGACCTAGTCCTGGTATCGACTTTTATTAAATCGCCTTCGTTTAAAAATAAAGGCACGCTTATAACTAATCCTGTTTCTAAAGTCGCGGGTTTGGTAGCGCCCGAAACGGTGTCGCCTCTAAGACCAGGTTCTGTTTGAGTTATTTTAACGTCTATAAAATTGGGCGTTTCTATATTTATTGGTTTGCCGTTATAATAGAGCACTTTAACGTTTATATTTTCAAGCAAAAAACCGGCGCTTTCGGCGCAGGCTTCTTTGTCTATATGAACCTGATCATACGTTTCGTTGTCCATAAAAATAAAATCGCTACCCTCGTTGTAGAGATACTGCATATTTTTTTCTTCTATATTTGGCGTTTCAACTTTTTCTCCCGCCCTTAAAGTTCTGTCGATTACTTTTCCCGAAATAAGGCTCTTCAGCTTTGTCCTGACGAACGCTCCGCCTTTGCCGGGCTTCACATGCTGAAAGTCGATTATTTCATACGGCTCCTTATCCATTTCTATCTTAAGCCCTTTTTTAAAATCCGTAGTAGAATACACTTAGCAAAACCTCCGTTATATGTAATATTTTAATTTTAATATACTAATATTTAGTATTTATTTTTGCATATTATTTTTATTTTCAACGCATTAATTAATTTAAAACAAAGCGGAATAAAAATCAACTATTAAATTTAAAACTGCATTTTAAATCTATAGCAAACTTTCTATACTATGCCGATTTTTTTTAATTCCGGTTATAATCCTTGCTCCTTCGCGTTCTACATAACACATATCTTCAATCCTTATGCCGAATTCACCCTCTAAATAAACGCCGGGCTCCACGGTAAACACCATTCCTTCCTTAACCGTATCTAAATTTTTTTTGCCGACGTACGGATATTCGTGTATGTCTAATCCTACGCCGTGCCCCAAAGAATGAGTAAAATATTTTCCGTAACCTCGTTTTTCTATATAATCGCGCGCCGTTTTATCTAAACTGCTAAATTTTACGCCCGGTTTTATTTTTGAAATAGCCTTCTGCTGCGCCGTATAAACCGTGTCGTAAACGTCTAAAAATTTCTTGTCCGGTTTTCCAAGATAAACCGTAAACGTCTCATCGCTCTTATATCCGTTAATCTCTGCTCCAAAGTCGCATAATAAAACTCCGCGCTTTGAAATAATTTTATCCGCTGAAGGCAAGCCGTGCGGAATACTTGAATTTCTGCCGGAGAGCACTATCGTTTCAAATGATTCCGCAGAATAAAAATCTAAAAGATTTTTTTTATAAATTAAAGAAGCTTTTTTCTCGGAAATACCGTCTGATTCATTATGGTAAACAATTTTCTTAAGCATGTCGATAACGGCTTTTTCCGATACGGAAACTGCCTGCATTATATAGTCTAATTCTTTTTTATCTTTTACGGATCTGATTTTCGATAAAAAGCCGCCTGCGGGAATAAAATTAAATTTATTTCCCAATTCTTTTGCAAACGATATGTATTCATCGTAAGTAATATAATCCGATTCAAACAGTATAGAAGAAAAACCGCTTAAACCGGCTCTTGAAGATATGTCGGAGGCTATATCCTTGAATATTTCTTTTATTTCGATTATATTAACATTTTTAAAACATTCTCTGGAGGCTCTTTCGGAATATCTTGCATCGGTATAAAGAATAATTTCTCCGGAAACCGAAAAATACAGATATCCGCTTCCCGAAAAATTAGAGATAAAAAAGATATTTGCCGGCTTTTTAATTAAAATTCCCGACGCTTTTTTTTCTGCTATATTTGAAGCAAGTTCCGGCAAATTAAGCATGGCTTATGATTATTTTATATTCTATTTATTTACTTTATTTATTGTTATATTTACTCAGAGCAGGGAGGAACCTTTTTTGTAGGCATAAGTTTTCTGCAGAAAATTTTCTAAAACAGATATTGCTTTTTGACTTTTTTTATTATTGTTTTCTTTTTCTGTTTTAATTAAGTTTTGAAGTCTTCTTATGTTGCTCAAAGATTCTTCGTCAAAAGGATTTTCTTTTAGCAGGTCTATATAAATATTTAATGCTTCTAAATAATGTCCCTGCGATTCATAAATTTCCGCAAATGTTTTTGTTTTTAGTTGAGTATCCATCATAATTAATATTTTTATCACAACATAATACTTTTAGTCAAGCAAATTAAGCGGCGTCAAATTAAACGGCGGTTATTTTAAAGCTTATCTTTAACGGTTTGTTGTATTTTTTTCATTAAAAGCAAATTTCTTATTTTGCCGCCTTGATAATTTTTAACGTAAAACGTATCATATACTTTATTTCCCTGCGTCGTAATTTTAGAAACAAAAATATCGATGTTAAATGAATTAAAAATTTTTCCTATATCGTGCAAAAGTCCTTTCCTGTCCAAAGCCTGTATTTCTATTACGGTAAATTCATCGCTCATATTATTGTAAATTTCGACGGAAGTTATAACTCTGGGGCCGCTCTTTGCATATAAACTTTCGCTTTTTCTTTTATTTTTTAACTTTTCCTCCAATTTTTCCGTTCCGTTGAAAACGTTAAAAAAAGTCTTTCTCAGTTTGTGCCAGTCGATATCTCCGTCAACTTTTTTGTATATATGGTTTACAAAAAAAGTATCTACGAATTTACCGTCTTTTCTCGTGTTTATATCCGCACTCAATATATTAAAATCAAAATACGATAAAACTCCCGTAATATCCGAAAATATTGCTTTATTGTCTTCTCCGCAAATTACTATTTCATAATAATCTTCAGTTTCATGCATTTTTGCGACGAAATTAAATCTATGGGATTCGGTTATTTTCGAAAACAACTTTAAGTGCAGCAAAATATTTTCCTTGCTTTCTCTTGCCAAGTACTTGCCTGGGGAATAAAATTTATTAATAAAATCCGAAATAAATTCTTTTAAATCCTTAATATTTTCAAGAAATTTATATCCGTTTTTACCTCTTAACGTTTCGGCGTATTCATATACTTTATTTATATAATAGGCGTCGTCTTTAAAATATTCTTCGGTATTTTTTAAATACGACAAGGTTCTTTCGTAAAGTTCGACTAACAGCATCTTCCTCCATGAATTAAACCTTGTTTTAGAAACGGCCATAGAATCGCAAATACTGACTATAAAAAGAAGTTTTAAGCGCTCTACGTCTTTAACGATACCGGCAACGTATTTAATAGTTGACGGATCATGGATATCCCTTCTTTCGGAAGTAAGAGGAAGAACGAAATGATTTAAAATTAAAAATTCTATAGCATCGGAAATATTTGAATTAAAACCTATTCTTTTTGCAATTTTAGCTGCTATTTTTGAGCCTATGGACTCGTGATGAGCGGAATATCCTTTGCCGATATCGTGAAGAAGAAGAGAAAAATTTAAAATAAGCATATCTTCCGGGCTTAAATCCTCAAAGATTTCTTTAAGTTCGTTGTTTACTTTAAAATTTGCCATATTTTCAAGATAATATATACCGTTTAAAGAATGTGCATCGACCGTATATACATGATAAACGTCGTTAGTAGAGAGGGAATCTATTTTTTCAAACTCAGGAATTAAAGCGACGAGTATTTTAGTTTCATGCATTAACAGCAGCGTTTGATATACTCTTTTTTTATTCTTTAGTAAATTTATAAAAAAATCTTTTGAAAAATTACCTTTTTTAATTTTAGCGGCGTATTTGTTTCC
This window of the Candidatus Acidulodesulfobacterium acidiphilum genome carries:
- the accC gene encoding acetyl-CoA carboxylase biotin carboxylase subunit yields the protein MFRKILIANRGEIAVRIIRACKEIGIKTVAVYSTADRDSLHVKYADQSICIGPPPSSKSYLNISSIISAAEITDSEAIHPGYGFLSENANFAEICENCGIKFIGPTSSNMNMLGNKRNARKLVKSLGIPVLPGSDDIDDNEEEIKKAAEKIGYPLILKASMGGGGRGIKMVLTPAHLSQAYHQARQEAQSFFGDQDVYLEKFCENPRHVEFQVLADKYGNAVYLGERDCSIQRRHQKIIEEAPSLAVKSAARKKMGALILKVVKEINYVNAATFEFLLDKNDDFYFMEVNTRVQVEHPVTELVTGIDIIKEQIRIANGDRLKIKQEDVKIKGHSIELRINAEDPINFKPSPGLITNYIKPGGFNVRVDDLGYCGYSVQPYYDSLIAKLIVHDSNRLGAINKAKNALNEFEIDGIETNIPFLKRILNDSDFISGKVDIGYVQRFIER
- the accB gene encoding acetyl-CoA carboxylase biotin carboxyl carrier protein, coding for MNIKDIKDLVKFIKSNKIKEFYYKKGDEEFKVTLDSDEFYKGGRRNALIGKKEERGAQISDYEQEELANFAISRANIAAETDAVSAKVKNERLKEIVSPFVGSFYRSPSPDKPSFVEVDSIVEKGSPVCIVEAMKIMNEIEVDMKCRIVSILAENGQLVEFGQPLFLVEPL
- the efp gene encoding elongation factor P, yielding MYSTTDFKKGLKIEMDKEPYEIIDFQHVKPGKGGAFVRTKLKSLISGKVIDRTLRAGEKVETPNIEEKNMQYLYNEGSDFIFMDNETYDQVHIDKEACAESAGFLLENINVKVLYYNGKPINIETPNFIDVKITQTEPGLRGDTVSGATKPATLETGLVISVPLFLNEGDLIKVDTRTRSYIERISAKQ
- a CDS encoding aminopeptidase P family protein, coding for MLNLPELASNIAEKKASGILIKKPANIFFISNFSGSGYLYFSVSGEIILYTDARYSERASRECFKNVNIIEIKEIFKDIASDISSRAGLSGFSSILFESDYITYDEYISFAKELGNKFNFIPAGGFLSKIRSVKDKKELDYIMQAVSVSEKAVIDMLKKIVYHNESDGISEKKASLIYKKNLLDFYSAESFETIVLSGRNSSIPHGLPSADKIISKRGVLLCDFGAEINGYKSDETFTVYLGKPDKKFLDVYDTVYTAQQKAISKIKPGVKFSSLDKTARDYIEKRGYGKYFTHSLGHGVGLDIHEYPYVGKKNLDTVKEGMVFTVEPGVYLEGEFGIRIEDMCYVEREGARIITGIKKNRHSIESLL
- a CDS encoding HD domain-containing protein, with product MITMITSTELKQKIRSKYALLKDDLLNYDSFHTAKEISFFYDSIIVEAFSLIKGRDGYCVVAGGSYSNLELCPYSDIDIMILTENRLSGEDSARDLKDFFYLFWDAGVDLAQSVMTCAEAVELMGSDLNTYTSFINARYIAGNKYLFDKFKSDFKKIDAKLIFLKEIMKSLRKRRLINVMTDNDIFLLEPDVKEAIGGLRDYSYCGWIYYLGVKDIFPNPDGGGEILEYQNKFKKAEETVIAALKANKADTSLKKEDITDLYEGKKFILKTRIMMHLLAGKKNDRLTFDVQENIANAFYYKDGKFLNKIEYFMHDYYLNAKNIHNISKLIINILIEPKILISKYKEKKQKEIILENNFFLNNSLIAVKNKELFLSEYRNIFNLLNLYQTSGYRLNAESVNLLRISGNKYAAKIKKGNFSKDFFINLLKNKKRVYQTLLLMHETKILVALIPEFEKIDSLSTNDVYHVYTVDAHSLNGIYYLENMANFKVNNELKEIFEDLSPEDMLILNFSLLLHDIGKGYSAHHESIGSKIAAKIAKRIGFNSNISDAIEFLILNHFVLPLTSERRDIHDPSTIKYVAGIVKDVERLKLLFIVSICDSMAVSKTRFNSWRKMLLVELYERTLSYLKNTEEYFKDDAYYINKVYEYAETLRGKNGYKFLENIKDLKEFISDFINKFYSPGKYLARESKENILLHLKLFSKITESHRFNFVAKMHETEDYYEIVICGEDNKAIFSDITGVLSYFDFNILSADINTRKDGKFVDTFFVNHIYKKVDGDIDWHKLRKTFFNVFNGTEKLEEKLKNKRKSESLYAKSGPRVITSVEIYNNMSDEFTVIEIQALDRKGLLHDIGKIFNSFNIDIFVSKITTQGNKVYDTFYVKNYQGGKIRNLLLMKKIQQTVKDKL